The following coding sequences lie in one Paracidovorax avenae genomic window:
- a CDS encoding lysophospholipid acyltransferase family protein, giving the protein MPAAFRFFARWPLAALHALGAMLGWIAFLASPTYRRRFLANASLAGYPFAHVRGAVAHAGRMAAELPRLWLHPEAPPFRMEGEAYVEQAWAAGRGIVFLTPHIGCFELSVQIAAQRWAPEHGPFTVLYRPARQAWLAELMRTARDRPGIRAVPTALSGVRQMIKALRRGEAVGLLPDQVPPEGQGLWSPFFGQPAYTMTLAARLVQQTGAAVILARCERLPRGRGYVLHFEPLAEPLSSSLETAVLQINQSMERTIRHSPDQYLWGYGRYKHPRAEASMPAAPGADA; this is encoded by the coding sequence ATGCCCGCTGCGTTCCGCTTCTTCGCCCGATGGCCATTGGCTGCGCTCCATGCCCTGGGCGCGATGCTGGGCTGGATCGCGTTCCTCGCGTCGCCCACCTACCGCCGCCGCTTCCTCGCCAACGCTTCCCTGGCCGGCTATCCGTTCGCGCACGTGCGCGGTGCGGTGGCCCATGCGGGCCGCATGGCGGCCGAGTTGCCGCGCCTGTGGCTGCATCCCGAGGCGCCGCCGTTCCGCATGGAGGGTGAGGCGTACGTGGAGCAGGCCTGGGCAGCCGGCCGGGGCATCGTCTTCCTGACGCCGCACATCGGCTGCTTCGAATTGTCCGTGCAGATCGCGGCGCAGCGCTGGGCCCCCGAGCACGGCCCCTTCACGGTACTCTACCGTCCCGCCCGGCAGGCCTGGCTCGCCGAACTCATGCGCACGGCGCGCGACCGGCCCGGCATCCGGGCGGTTCCCACGGCGCTTTCGGGCGTGCGGCAGATGATCAAGGCGCTGCGCCGCGGCGAAGCGGTGGGCCTGCTGCCCGACCAGGTGCCGCCCGAGGGGCAGGGCCTGTGGTCGCCGTTCTTCGGCCAGCCGGCCTATACGATGACGCTGGCCGCCCGCCTGGTGCAGCAGACGGGCGCTGCGGTGATCCTGGCTCGCTGCGAGCGCCTGCCGCGCGGGCGGGGCTACGTGCTGCACTTCGAACCCCTGGCCGAGCCACTTTCCTCCTCCCTCGAAACCGCCGTCCTGCAGATCAACCAATCCATGGAGCGCACCATCCGACACTCTCCCGACCAATACCTCTGGGGCTACGGACGCTACAAGCATCCGCGGGCCGAAGCCTCCATGCCGGCAGCGCCGGGGGCGGACGCATGA
- a CDS encoding lysophospholipid acyltransferase family protein codes for MTAGRFNLACMRVLARLPLPVLRALGWVLGQVIYMLARPRRKVALRNLELCFPQASPAQRRAWARETFVRFCQAWLDRSWLWMAPQSVVEKRLEIHGALDELEGDTPTIILAPHFLGMDAAGTALTLQTDRAFTSIFTPHPDPDIDAWLFAGRQRFGNVRMLNRGDGVKPILSGLRKGGLLYLLPDMDFGPNDSVFVPFYGMSAATITSLSRFARLGRAKVVPLIGRITPRGYSAEMMPAWQNYPTDDIEADTARMNRELQQWIDTMPGQYYWVHRRFKSRPAGEPSVYR; via the coding sequence ATGACGGCGGGGCGCTTCAACCTCGCCTGCATGCGCGTGCTCGCGCGCCTGCCCCTGCCCGTGCTGCGGGCCCTGGGCTGGGTGCTGGGGCAGGTGATTTACATGCTGGCCAGGCCGCGGCGCAAGGTGGCGCTGCGCAACCTGGAGCTGTGCTTTCCCCAGGCAAGTCCCGCGCAACGGCGGGCATGGGCGCGCGAGACCTTCGTGCGCTTCTGCCAGGCCTGGCTGGACCGCAGCTGGCTCTGGATGGCGCCGCAGTCGGTGGTGGAAAAGCGCCTGGAGATCCACGGCGCGCTCGACGAACTCGAAGGCGACACGCCCACCATCATCCTGGCGCCGCATTTCCTGGGCATGGACGCCGCGGGAACCGCGCTCACGCTGCAGACCGACCGGGCCTTCACCTCCATCTTCACGCCGCATCCCGATCCGGACATCGATGCCTGGCTGTTCGCGGGCCGCCAGCGCTTCGGCAACGTGCGCATGCTCAACCGGGGTGACGGCGTCAAGCCCATCCTGAGCGGACTGCGCAAGGGGGGGCTGCTGTACCTGCTGCCGGACATGGATTTCGGGCCCAACGATTCGGTGTTCGTGCCCTTCTACGGCATGTCGGCCGCCACCATCACTTCGCTGTCCCGCTTCGCGCGGCTGGGCCGGGCCAAGGTGGTGCCGCTCATCGGGCGCATCACCCCGCGCGGCTACAGCGCGGAAATGATGCCGGCCTGGCAGAACTACCCCACCGACGATATCGAGGCCGACACCGCGCGCATGAACCGCGAACTGCAGCAGTGGATCGACACCATGCCGGGGCAGTACTACTGGGTGCACCGGCGCTTCAAGTCGCGCCCGGCCGGCGAGCCATCGGTCTATCGCTGA
- a CDS encoding alpha/beta fold hydrolase has product MTDTTLHPLPHGITLHCRTRGEPGRPVLVFLHGFPEGAFIWDGMLEHFARPENGGYRCVAPFLRGFAPSSSPQAVEAYRARHLVQDLAALIEAECGAAATGGRLAALVAHDWGGAVAWNLANQRPDLLERLVIVNSPHPGTFLRELQRSPEQQKASEYMHFLCRPDAEALLAEDGYRRLFGFFDRPDGSAPEWLTPELRGRYRATWDEGLTGPCNYYRASPMRPPREGEPHAAAIELPDGMLGISRPTLVLWGLEDPALRPGLLEGLDRWVPALRLRTVPGASHWLVHEQQDRVAHEIGDFLKETC; this is encoded by the coding sequence ATGACCGACACCACGCTCCATCCGTTGCCCCACGGCATCACCCTGCACTGCCGCACGCGCGGCGAGCCCGGGCGCCCGGTCCTGGTCTTCCTGCACGGCTTCCCCGAGGGCGCGTTCATCTGGGACGGGATGCTGGAGCATTTCGCGCGCCCCGAGAACGGCGGCTACCGCTGCGTGGCGCCCTTCCTGCGGGGCTTCGCGCCCTCCAGCAGCCCCCAGGCCGTGGAGGCCTACCGGGCCAGGCACCTCGTGCAGGATCTGGCGGCGCTCATCGAGGCGGAGTGCGGCGCCGCCGCGACCGGTGGCCGGCTCGCCGCCCTGGTCGCGCACGACTGGGGCGGGGCGGTGGCCTGGAACCTGGCGAATCAGCGCCCCGACCTGCTGGAGCGCCTGGTGATCGTGAACTCGCCCCACCCCGGCACTTTCCTGCGGGAACTGCAGCGCAGCCCGGAGCAGCAGAAGGCCAGCGAGTACATGCATTTCCTCTGCCGGCCCGACGCCGAGGCCCTGCTGGCGGAGGACGGCTACCGCCGGCTCTTCGGTTTCTTCGACCGCCCCGACGGAAGCGCGCCCGAATGGCTTACGCCCGAACTCCGGGGCCGCTACCGCGCCACCTGGGACGAAGGCCTCACGGGCCCCTGCAACTACTACCGGGCCAGCCCGATGCGCCCGCCACGCGAAGGCGAGCCGCATGCCGCCGCCATCGAGCTGCCGGACGGCATGCTCGGCATCAGCCGGCCCACCCTGGTGCTCTGGGGCCTGGAAGACCCGGCACTGCGCCCCGGCCTGCTCGAGGGCCTCGACCGCTGGGTGCCGGCCCTGCGGTTGCGCACGGTGCCGGGCGCATCGCACTGGCTGGTGCACGAACAGCAGGACCGCGTTGCGCACGAGATCGGGGATTTCCTGAAGGAGACGTGCTAG
- the yihA gene encoding ribosome biogenesis GTP-binding protein YihA/YsxC — MTTTSHAPVAGPLPPAPDAKVAVGWMHTARFLTTAAQLHHLPAIHVPEFAFVGRSNAGKSTCINTLTQQKQLAFASKKPGRTQHINLFALGRQGVTDAVLADLPGYGYAAVSRSDKQRWQQVMVNYLVSRESLTGIVLLCDPRLGLTELDEALLEAVRPRVEAGLKFLVLLTKADKLTRAEQAKVLSITRLQAGGGEVKMFSALKKQGVDEVAQLLWQWSHPLGATPAAAAGPQDGPQPPDAPAPGPEDSATP; from the coding sequence ATGACGACTACATCACATGCGCCAGTTGCTGGCCCGCTTCCGCCCGCACCCGACGCCAAGGTCGCCGTGGGATGGATGCACACGGCCCGCTTCCTCACCACCGCCGCGCAGTTGCACCACCTGCCGGCCATCCACGTCCCCGAATTCGCCTTCGTCGGACGCTCCAACGCGGGCAAGTCCACCTGCATCAACACGCTGACGCAGCAAAAGCAGCTCGCATTCGCCTCCAAGAAGCCGGGGCGCACCCAGCACATCAACCTGTTCGCCCTGGGTCGCCAGGGCGTGACCGACGCGGTGCTCGCCGACCTGCCCGGCTACGGCTACGCGGCCGTGTCGCGCTCGGACAAGCAGCGCTGGCAGCAGGTGATGGTGAACTACCTCGTGAGCCGCGAGAGCCTCACGGGAATCGTGCTGCTGTGCGACCCGCGCCTGGGCCTGACCGAACTGGACGAGGCACTGCTGGAAGCCGTGCGGCCGCGCGTGGAAGCCGGACTGAAATTCCTGGTGCTGCTCACCAAGGCCGACAAGCTCACGCGCGCCGAGCAGGCCAAGGTGCTGTCCATCACGCGACTGCAGGCGGGCGGCGGGGAGGTCAAGATGTTCTCCGCCCTCAAGAAGCAGGGCGTGGACGAGGTCGCGCAACTGCTGTGGCAATGGTCGCACCCCCTGGGCGCGACGCCGGCCGCGGCAGCCGGACCGCAGGATGGCCCGCAGCCGCCTGACGCTCCCGCGCCCGGCCCCGAGGATTCCGCAACCCCCTGA
- a CDS encoding cytochrome c has protein sequence MKKLLAPMLMAAALAVAAFPASAQAPAAGQKAGKPDLAKGEASFAAVCAACHAADGNSTIVANPKLAQQHPEYLVKQLQEFKSGKRADPVMQGIAATLSEDDMRNIAWWAAGKQAKPGFAKDKDLVALGERIYRGGIADRNIAACAGCHSPNGAGIPAQYPRLSGQHADYTAKQLTAFRDGKRANSVQMTQVAAKLNDREIRAVADYIAGLR, from the coding sequence ATGAAGAAACTGCTTGCTCCCATGCTGATGGCTGCCGCGCTGGCGGTGGCCGCCTTCCCGGCCTCGGCCCAGGCACCCGCGGCGGGACAGAAGGCGGGCAAGCCGGACCTGGCCAAGGGCGAGGCCAGCTTCGCCGCGGTGTGCGCAGCCTGCCATGCGGCCGACGGCAACTCCACCATCGTGGCCAATCCCAAGCTGGCGCAGCAGCACCCCGAATACCTCGTCAAGCAGCTGCAGGAGTTCAAGTCCGGCAAGCGCGCCGACCCGGTGATGCAGGGCATCGCCGCCACGTTGTCGGAAGACGACATGCGCAACATCGCCTGGTGGGCGGCCGGCAAGCAGGCCAAGCCCGGCTTCGCCAAGGACAAGGACCTCGTCGCGCTGGGCGAGCGCATCTACCGCGGCGGCATCGCCGACCGCAACATTGCCGCCTGCGCGGGCTGCCACAGCCCCAACGGCGCCGGCATCCCGGCCCAATACCCGCGCCTGTCGGGCCAGCATGCCGACTACACGGCCAAGCAGCTGACCGCGTTCCGCGACGGCAAGCGCGCCAACAGCGTGCAGATGACCCAGGTCGCCGCCAAGCTCAACGACCGCGAGATCCGCGCCGTGGCGGACTACATCGCCGGCCTGCGCTGA
- a CDS encoding cytochrome c biogenesis protein ResB, with the protein MSDTVHGHPHPSRTAPARALVELLSSMRFAISLLTVICIASVIGTVLKQHEPAANYVNQFGPFWAELFLALRLNAVYSAWWFLLILAFLVTSTSLCIARNAPRYLADLRSYKENVREQSLKAFHHRAHAVLGPEAPEAAARRIGGLLAGGGWKVRLQQRDTAAGPGTGWMVAAKAGAANKIGYIAAHSAIVLICLGGLLDGDLIVRAQMWLGGKTPYTGAGMVSEVGAEHRLSERNPTFRGNLFVAEGTQSGTAILNQSDGVLLQELPFSIELKKFIVEHYSTGMPKLFASEIVIHDRATGESVPARVEVNHPASYRGIEIYQSSFDDGGSLLKLRAVPMEPGVQPFEVEGTVGGSTRIERAGTGEKGADAAQALTLEFTGLRTINVENFGAGAGGSGADVRKVDLRHSIESRLGAGNKTSTPKELRNVGPSVTYKLRDAAGQAREFHNYMLPVDTGDGQPVFLLGVRETPADPFRFLRVPVDDQGRMDGFLRMRMALADPALRGQAVRRYVAHAVDGSRPELADQLAQSTLRALSIFAGAAEPGKTAAGSPQRGGLQAISDFMEANVPPAERERAGEVLIRILNGALFELAQLTRERAGLAPLPQDEATRAFMTQAVLSLSDAQAYPAPMAFELANFKQVQASVFQVARAPGKNVVYLGCALLILGVFAMLYVRERRVWVWLAPAGNGGGADATMALSTNRKTLDGDREFARLTEKLIGARPHHGGITA; encoded by the coding sequence ATGTCCGACACCGTCCACGGCCATCCGCATCCGTCCCGCACCGCACCCGCGCGGGCCCTGGTCGAGCTGCTGTCGTCCATGCGTTTCGCGATCTCGCTGCTCACGGTGATCTGCATCGCCTCGGTGATCGGCACGGTCCTCAAGCAGCACGAGCCCGCTGCGAACTACGTGAACCAGTTCGGGCCCTTCTGGGCCGAGCTGTTCCTGGCACTGCGGCTGAACGCGGTGTACAGCGCGTGGTGGTTCCTGCTGATCCTCGCCTTTCTGGTGACCAGCACTTCGCTGTGCATTGCCCGCAACGCGCCGCGTTACCTCGCCGACCTGCGCAGCTACAAGGAAAACGTCCGCGAGCAGAGCCTGAAGGCCTTCCACCACCGCGCGCACGCGGTGCTCGGCCCCGAGGCGCCGGAAGCCGCGGCACGGCGCATCGGGGGGCTGCTGGCCGGCGGCGGCTGGAAGGTCCGCCTGCAGCAGCGCGACACCGCCGCGGGGCCGGGAACGGGGTGGATGGTGGCTGCCAAGGCGGGAGCCGCCAACAAGATCGGCTACATCGCCGCGCACAGCGCCATCGTGCTCATCTGCCTGGGGGGCCTGCTGGATGGCGACCTGATCGTGCGCGCCCAGATGTGGCTGGGGGGCAAGACGCCGTACACCGGCGCAGGGATGGTTTCCGAGGTGGGGGCGGAGCACCGGCTCTCCGAACGCAATCCCACCTTCCGGGGCAATCTGTTCGTGGCCGAGGGCACCCAGTCCGGTACCGCCATCCTGAACCAGTCCGACGGCGTGCTGCTGCAGGAGCTGCCGTTTTCCATCGAGCTGAAGAAATTCATCGTGGAGCACTACTCCACGGGCATGCCCAAGCTCTTCGCGAGCGAGATCGTCATCCATGACCGCGCAACGGGCGAATCCGTGCCCGCCCGCGTGGAAGTGAACCACCCCGCCAGCTACCGCGGCATCGAGATCTACCAGTCGAGCTTCGATGACGGCGGCTCCCTGCTCAAGCTGCGGGCCGTGCCCATGGAGCCGGGCGTGCAGCCGTTCGAGGTCGAAGGAACCGTGGGCGGCTCCACACGCATCGAGCGCGCCGGCACAGGGGAGAAGGGCGCGGATGCCGCGCAGGCCCTCACGCTGGAATTCACGGGGCTGCGCACCATCAACGTCGAGAACTTCGGCGCCGGGGCCGGCGGCTCCGGCGCGGACGTGCGCAAGGTGGACCTGCGGCATTCCATCGAATCGCGCCTCGGTGCGGGCAACAAGACGTCCACGCCCAAGGAACTGCGCAACGTGGGCCCGAGCGTCACCTACAAGCTGCGCGACGCCGCGGGCCAGGCGCGCGAGTTCCACAACTACATGCTGCCGGTGGACACGGGCGACGGCCAGCCGGTGTTCCTGCTGGGTGTGCGCGAGACCCCGGCCGATCCCTTCCGGTTCCTGCGCGTGCCGGTGGATGACCAGGGCCGCATGGACGGCTTCCTGCGCATGCGCATGGCGCTGGCCGACCCTGCACTCCGCGGGCAGGCGGTGCGGCGCTACGTGGCCCATGCGGTGGACGGTTCCCGGCCCGAACTGGCCGATCAGCTGGCGCAGTCCACGCTGCGCGCGCTGTCGATCTTCGCCGGCGCGGCGGAGCCCGGCAAGACCGCGGCGGGCAGCCCGCAGCGCGGCGGGCTGCAGGCCATCTCGGATTTCATGGAGGCGAATGTGCCGCCCGCCGAGCGCGAGCGGGCCGGCGAGGTGCTGATCCGCATCCTGAACGGCGCGCTGTTCGAGCTCGCCCAGCTGACGCGCGAGCGCGCGGGCCTCGCGCCCCTGCCGCAGGACGAAGCCACCCGCGCCTTCATGACGCAGGCCGTGCTGTCGCTCAGCGACGCCCAGGCCTATCCGGCGCCGATGGCGTTCGAACTGGCGAATTTCAAGCAGGTGCAGGCCAGCGTGTTCCAGGTGGCGCGCGCCCCGGGCAAGAACGTGGTGTACCTGGGCTGCGCGCTGCTGATCCTGGGCGTGTTCGCGATGCTCTACGTGCGCGAGCGGCGCGTATGGGTGTGGCTGGCGCCGGCCGGGAACGGCGGCGGGGCCGACGCCACGATGGCCCTGTCCACCAACCGCAAGACCCTGGACGGCGACCGCGAATTCGCCCGGCTCACCGAGAAACTCATCGGGGCCCGGCCCCACCACGGAGGCATCACCGCATGA
- the ccsB gene encoding c-type cytochrome biogenesis protein CcsB — translation MNTATTTITLSEGYFARRNWFDWVFAAIVAAGGLYALQRYGAFMDVYEKGILLGAIPCAVWLGWFWRPLRTLMLAVAAFALLAIGLYQQDGAGNLARADTVFGLKYFLSSQSAILWMSMLFFISTVFYWLGMFARGERGTLSLLGSRIAWVAIAMSLIGTLVRWYESYLIGPDIGHIPVSNLYEVFVLFCWMTAAFYLYYEEQYATRALGGFVMLVVSAAVGFLLWYTVVREAHEIQPLVPALKSWWMKLHVPANFIGYGTFALAAMVAFAYLIKQQAGETRWWKLAPLWMLGVVLCFEPIVFRQGAAENGGSYWMVYFGISALIVAGILLGRRRIAERLPSFEVLDDVMYKAIAVGFAFFTIATVLGALWAAEAWGGYWSWDPKETWALIVWLNYAAWLHMRLMKGLRGTVSAWWALVGLGVTTFAFLGVNMWLSGLHSYGTL, via the coding sequence ATGAACACGGCGACCACCACCATCACCCTGAGCGAAGGCTATTTCGCGCGCCGCAACTGGTTCGACTGGGTGTTCGCGGCCATCGTGGCGGCGGGCGGCCTGTATGCCCTGCAGCGCTACGGCGCCTTCATGGATGTGTACGAGAAGGGCATCCTGCTCGGTGCCATCCCCTGCGCGGTCTGGCTGGGATGGTTCTGGCGCCCGCTGCGCACGCTGATGCTGGCGGTGGCGGCGTTCGCGTTGCTCGCCATCGGCCTCTACCAGCAGGACGGCGCGGGCAACCTTGCGCGCGCGGACACGGTGTTCGGCCTCAAGTACTTCCTCTCCAGCCAGTCCGCCATCCTCTGGATGAGCATGCTGTTCTTCATCAGCACGGTCTTCTACTGGCTGGGCATGTTCGCCCGCGGCGAGCGCGGCACGCTCTCCCTGCTGGGCTCGCGCATCGCCTGGGTGGCCATCGCCATGTCGCTGATCGGCACGCTGGTGCGCTGGTACGAGAGCTACCTCATCGGGCCGGACATCGGCCACATCCCCGTGAGCAACCTCTACGAGGTCTTCGTGCTCTTCTGCTGGATGACGGCCGCGTTCTACCTCTACTACGAGGAGCAGTACGCCACGCGCGCGCTCGGCGGCTTCGTCATGCTGGTGGTGAGTGCCGCCGTGGGCTTCCTGCTCTGGTACACCGTCGTGCGGGAGGCCCACGAGATCCAGCCCTTGGTGCCGGCCTTGAAGAGCTGGTGGATGAAGCTGCACGTGCCCGCCAACTTCATCGGCTACGGTACCTTCGCGCTGGCCGCCATGGTGGCCTTCGCCTACCTCATCAAGCAGCAGGCTGGCGAAACGCGCTGGTGGAAGCTCGCGCCGCTGTGGATGCTCGGCGTGGTGCTGTGCTTCGAGCCCATCGTGTTCCGCCAGGGCGCGGCCGAGAACGGCGGCAGCTACTGGATGGTGTATTTCGGCATTTCCGCGCTCATCGTCGCCGGCATCCTCCTGGGCCGCCGGCGCATCGCCGAGAGGCTGCCGTCCTTCGAGGTGCTCGACGACGTGATGTACAAGGCCATCGCCGTCGGCTTCGCCTTCTTCACCATCGCGACCGTGCTGGGCGCCCTCTGGGCGGCCGAGGCCTGGGGCGGCTACTGGAGCTGGGACCCGAAGGAGACCTGGGCGCTCATCGTGTGGCTGAACTACGCGGCCTGGCTGCACATGCGGCTGATGAAAGGGCTGCGCGGCACGGTGTCGGCCTGGTGGGCGCTGGTGGGCCTCGGGGTCACCACCTTCGCATTTCTGGGCGTCAACATGTGGCTTTCCGGGCTGCACAGTTATGGAACGTTGTAA
- the msrP gene encoding protein-methionine-sulfoxide reductase catalytic subunit MsrP — MLIRTHDDGFLHPAGSEITPRAVYEGRRDLMKLMAAGAAGAALATWAGREALAQTARPGKLAPLPSVPSKVAGATTVEKLTDYKDASTYNNFYEFGVDKSDPARNAHTLKTTPWTVEVEGLVNKPGKFAIEDLLKLSPQEERIYRLRCVEGWSMVIPWVGYSLAELIKRVEPQGSAKYVEFVTLADKKTMPYVDRPVLDWPYTEGLRMDEAMHPLTLLAFGMYGEVLPNQNGAPVRLVVPWKYGFKSAKSLVKIRFVEKEPGTAWNKAAKQEYGFYSNVNPNVDHPRWSQATERRIGEDGLFAKKRKTLMFNGYEAQVGQLYAGMDLKKFY, encoded by the coding sequence ATGCTCATCCGCACCCACGACGACGGCTTTCTCCACCCCGCCGGCAGCGAGATCACCCCCCGCGCGGTCTACGAGGGTCGCCGCGACCTCATGAAGCTGATGGCCGCGGGCGCCGCCGGCGCGGCCCTGGCCACCTGGGCCGGCCGCGAAGCCCTGGCCCAGACGGCCCGCCCGGGAAAGCTGGCGCCCCTGCCGTCGGTCCCCAGCAAGGTGGCGGGTGCCACCACCGTCGAGAAGCTGACCGACTACAAGGACGCCAGTACCTACAACAACTTCTACGAATTCGGCGTGGACAAGAGCGATCCCGCGCGCAACGCCCACACCTTGAAGACCACGCCGTGGACGGTGGAGGTCGAGGGCCTCGTCAACAAGCCCGGCAAGTTCGCCATCGAGGACCTGCTCAAGCTCAGCCCGCAGGAAGAGCGCATCTACCGGCTGCGCTGTGTCGAGGGCTGGTCGATGGTCATTCCCTGGGTGGGGTATTCGCTTGCCGAACTCATCAAGCGCGTCGAGCCCCAGGGCAGCGCCAAGTACGTCGAGTTCGTGACCCTGGCCGACAAGAAGACCATGCCCTACGTGGACCGGCCCGTGCTCGACTGGCCCTACACGGAGGGCCTGCGCATGGACGAGGCCATGCATCCCCTGACGCTGCTCGCCTTCGGCATGTACGGCGAAGTCCTGCCCAACCAGAACGGCGCGCCCGTGCGCCTCGTGGTGCCCTGGAAGTACGGTTTCAAGAGCGCCAAGAGCCTGGTCAAGATCCGCTTCGTCGAAAAGGAGCCCGGCACGGCCTGGAACAAGGCCGCGAAGCAGGAATACGGCTTCTATTCCAACGTGAACCCCAATGTGGACCATCCACGCTGGAGCCAGGCGACGGAACGCCGCATCGGCGAGGACGGCCTGTTCGCCAAGAAACGCAAGACGCTGATGTTCAACGGCTACGAAGCGCAGGTCGGCCAGCTCTACGCAGGCATGGATCTCAAGAAGTTCTACTGA
- a CDS encoding sulfite oxidase heme-binding subunit YedZ, with amino-acid sequence MKKLLLHPAAKPVVFAICLLPFAWLVYGVVADRLGPNPAEALIRASGDWALRGLWIALAVTPLRLLTGVPALARFRRMLGLFAFFYALLHLLCYAWLDMGFDIPEIVRDIAKRPFILVGMLAFALLLVLAATSFNRAIRWLGGKRWQALHRAVYVASVLALLHFFWMRAGKNFFGEVAIYAAILAVLLGWRIAKALRGARAARAVAS; translated from the coding sequence ATGAAGAAACTGTTGCTGCATCCCGCCGCCAAGCCGGTGGTCTTCGCGATCTGCCTGCTGCCTTTCGCCTGGCTGGTATATGGCGTGGTCGCCGATCGCCTGGGGCCCAACCCCGCCGAGGCGCTCATCCGTGCGTCGGGCGACTGGGCCCTGCGCGGACTGTGGATCGCGCTGGCGGTGACGCCGCTGCGCCTGCTCACCGGCGTGCCGGCACTGGCGCGGTTCCGCCGCATGCTCGGGCTGTTCGCGTTCTTCTACGCGCTCCTGCACCTGCTGTGCTACGCCTGGCTGGACATGGGATTCGACATTCCGGAGATCGTGCGCGACATCGCCAAGCGGCCCTTCATCCTCGTGGGCATGCTCGCCTTCGCGCTGCTGCTGGTGCTCGCGGCCACCTCGTTCAACCGGGCCATCCGCTGGCTCGGCGGCAAGCGCTGGCAGGCCCTGCACCGCGCCGTGTACGTGGCCTCCGTTCTTGCGCTGCTGCATTTCTTCTGGATGCGGGCGGGAAAGAACTTCTTCGGCGAAGTCGCCATTTACGCGGCCATCCTGGCCGTGCTGCTGGGATGGCGCATTGCGAAGGCGCTGCGCGGTGCGCGTGCTGCCAGGGCGGTGGCTTCGTGA
- a CDS encoding MBL fold metallo-hydrolase yields the protein MASEPLELYRDKHHACLMFSDLIEEDGQAVQANQFLIVDGDTGAIIDPGGNLAFNELFMGMSKHFAPHKLSYLIASHADPDIIASLDRWMTSTKATLVISRIWERFAPHFTKVGKTENRVIGVPDAGGRLPLGRHELVLLPAHFMHSEGNFHFYDPVSRILFTGDLGVSMTSGAEAREPVTDLRPHIPRMEGFHRRYMVSNKILRLWTRMARQLDIAMLVPQHGAPIMGRQAIADFFDWIENLQCGIDLFDDRAYQLPTALIDPATRQVRPALQAVRA from the coding sequence ATGGCATCGGAACCTCTGGAACTGTATCGAGACAAGCACCATGCGTGCCTGATGTTCTCCGACCTCATCGAGGAGGACGGGCAGGCGGTGCAGGCCAACCAGTTCCTCATCGTGGACGGGGACACCGGGGCGATCATCGATCCGGGCGGCAACCTGGCCTTCAACGAGCTGTTCATGGGCATGAGCAAGCACTTTGCCCCGCACAAGCTCTCCTATCTCATCGCCTCGCACGCCGACCCGGACATCATCGCCTCGCTCGACCGGTGGATGACCAGCACCAAAGCCACGCTGGTGATCTCGCGCATCTGGGAACGGTTCGCACCGCATTTCACGAAGGTGGGCAAGACCGAGAACCGCGTGATCGGCGTGCCCGACGCCGGCGGCCGCCTGCCCCTGGGCCGGCATGAACTGGTGCTGCTGCCCGCGCACTTCATGCACTCGGAGGGCAACTTCCATTTCTACGACCCGGTGAGCAGGATCCTCTTCACCGGGGACCTGGGCGTATCGATGACTTCCGGCGCCGAAGCGCGCGAGCCGGTCACCGACCTGCGCCCGCACATCCCGCGCATGGAGGGCTTCCATCGGCGCTACATGGTCTCCAACAAGATCCTGCGCCTGTGGACGCGCATGGCGCGCCAGCTCGACATCGCCATGCTGGTGCCTCAGCACGGCGCCCCCATCATGGGCCGCCAGGCCATCGCGGACTTCTTCGACTGGATCGAGAACCTGCAGTGCGGCATCGACCTGTTCGACGACCGCGCCTACCAGTTGCCGACAGCGCTCATCGACCCGGCCACGCGGCAGGTGCGGCCGGCGCTGCAGGCGGTACGGGCCTGA